A single Asterias rubens chromosome 13, eAstRub1.3, whole genome shotgun sequence DNA region contains:
- the LOC117298736 gene encoding UDP-glucuronosyltransferase 3A2-like has translation MAPSVFSTTVVLCFCFILVPQDTNAVSPTSNKYKFLYFPFGSTGSHFMTLSQSAKVLARLGHHVTFLSSNDAPKWQRADDADVFSRVVFKTRYTKTDEMNAAQELSRTTLRGESRNGFFIFNSIYDSVVYGNPPIVDVFLGQCDDLLSDDLAIAKLRSEEFDMLVGDSGLICNALLAQKLDIPFVLCSNLPIIPAEYRLYYGVPADPSYIPEYSTRYTSNEMTFFQRVHNVLSYGVQDFLLRQYLEMYYPLKVKHNIKPEMSMLDSQRQAEIMFFNGNYPLETARPLNPNTIFINPVVGLPSNQVVNEDVADFLETAPAGFVICSFGSYFAVMERDTLQMFADGFALLPYRVLWQTNGHMSNIKLADNVKVVKWVPLAQIMNHTNAKAIVSHGGINSVVEATLAALPVVGIPLMVDQFSNIDKVVAYGLGIALEFNDVTPQTLSSAITTVVEKPRFRERALHASRILSDLTSFAPPAETQANWILHVTKFGGDHLRPPINDSYFSNLLDVYLFLVLILALILGFNVCFLYFCCVRRCTRNQGKDKRE, from the exons ATGGCACCGTCCGTGTTTTCAACCACTGTAGTGCTTTGTTTTTGCTTCATTTTGGTACCACAAGACACAAATGCGGTATCCCCGACTTCAAACAAGTACAAGTTTCTCTACTTTCCCTTCGGTTCGACCGGCAGCCATTTCATGACTTTAAGCCAATCGGCAAAAGTTTTGGCTCGACTGGGCCACCATGTTACCTTCTTATCCTCAAACGATGCACCTAAGTGGCAACGGGCAGACGACGCGGATGTGTTCTCGCGCGTCGTCTTCAAAACACGCTACACCAAGACTGACGAAATGAACGCAGCACAGGAATTATCCCGCACCACGCTGAGAGGTGAAAGCAGAAATGGTTTCTTTATATTCAACTCGATTTACGACTCCGTTGTCTACGGAAACCCTCCTATAGTCGATGTATTCTTAGGACAATGTGACGACTTACTCTCGGACGACCTCGCCATCGCGAAGCTGAGATCGGAGGAGTTTGACATGCTGGTCGGCGATTCCGGTCTAATTTGCAATGCTTTATTGGCTCAGAAACTGGACATACCTTTTGTCCTGTGCAGTAATTTACCAATAATACCAGCCGAATACAGACTGTA TTACGGAGTCCCAGCAGATCCATCATACATCCCAGAGTATAGCACAAGATACACCTCCAACGAAATGACCTTCTTTCAACGGGTCCATAATGTCTTAAGCTACGGCGTGCAGGACTTTCTTCTACGCCAATATCTGGAAATGTATTATCCACTGAAAGTCAAACACAACATCAAGCCTGAGATGAGTATGCTGGATTCTCAGCGCCAAGCTGAGATAATGTTCTTCAATGGGAATTATCCTCTGGAGACGGCCCGCCCACTTAACCCCAACACAATTTTCATCAACCCCGTTGTTGGGTTACCAAGTAACCAAGTG GTTAACGAAGATGTGGCTGACTTTTTGGAAACGGCACCGGCTGGTTTTGTTATTTGCTCATTCGGAAGCTACTTCGCTGTAATGGAACGAGACACGTTACAGATGTTTGCTGATGGGTTTGCTCTGTTACCGTACCGGGTGCTGTGGCAGACTAACGGACACATGTCTAACATCAAACTAGCAGACAATGTCAAGGTCGTTAAATGGGTGCCACTGGCGCAGATCATGA ACCACACGAACGCCAAAGCAATTGTGTCTCACGGTGGAATTAATAGCGTCGTGGAGGCAACGTTGGCGGCGCTTCCAGTTGTTGGGATACCTCTCATGGTTGATCAATTCTCGAACATAGACAAAGTGGTCGCATATGGTTTGGGCATCGCCCTGGAGTTCAACGATGTGACACCACAAACATTGAGTTCAGCCATCACAACAGTTGTGGAGAAACCAAG ATTTCGCGAGAGGGCACTACACGCATCCAGGATTTTGAGTGACCTGACGTCATTTGCGCCCCCAGCTGAGACGCAAGCTAATTGGATCTTACACGTGACCAAGTTTGGAGGCGACCATCTCCGTCCGCCAATCAATGATAGTTATTTCAGTAATCTACTTGACGTCTATTTGTTCCTTGTTTTGATTCTAGCTCTGATCTTAggtttcaatgtttgtttcttgtatttttgttgcGTCCGAAGATGTACGCGCAATCAAGGGAAAGATAAAAGAGAGTGA